One genomic segment of Tubulanus polymorphus chromosome 4, tnTubPoly1.2, whole genome shotgun sequence includes these proteins:
- the LOC141903655 gene encoding rRNA methyltransferase 2, mitochondrial-like, whose protein sequence is MLVILYIVYHSAMRIMSLLSSFQQTAKLSKLSGVGTSLVIIRSSIASRNGFSTTSMNSKAHSKSSNIWLARQNKDPYVKKARYENYRCRSAFKLLEINERFRVLKPGDVVVDCGAAPGSWSQVAAECVNAAGVEKRGSKGTVISVDIQSFIPVKNCITLQQSDFTLPETRDKISQLLQGKKVDVIVSDMAPKATGIKKMDHFQIVELCRIGLKFATQVLNDGGTFVCKLWQGEDEQTLKRELREYFDKVKPVKPNASRGDSAEMFFLCTGFKT, encoded by the exons ATGTTGGTGATCTTATATATCGTGTATCATAGCGCTATGCGTATCATGTCCTTGCTAAGTTCGTTTCAGCAGACTGCAAAACTAAGCAAACTATCGGGTGTTGGGACCTCTTTGGTTATTATTCGCTCGTCGATCGCGAGTAGAAACGGATTTTCTACGACGTCGATGAACTCGAAAGCTCATTCGAAAAGTTCGAACATTTGGCTGGCGCGACAAAATAAGGATCCGTACGTGAAAAAGGCGCGATACGAAAACTACCGTTGTCGAAGCGCGTTCAAGCTGTTGGAGATTAACGAACGTTTCAGAGTGTTGAAGCCCGGAGATGTAGTGGTTGATTGCGGGGCTGCGCCGGGATCGTGGTCACAGGTCGCTGCGGAATGTGTTAACGCAGCTGGTGTAG aaaagcGCGGATCGAAAGGAACAGTAATCAGCGTCGACATTCAATCATTCATACCCGTGAAAAATTGCATCACGCTTCAACAATCGGATTTCACATTGCCGGAGACCAGAGACAAAATCTCGCAACTCTTACAGGGCAAAAAAGTCGACGTCATCGTCAGCGATATGGCGCCGAAAGCGACGGGAATCAAGAAAATGGACCACTTTCAAATCGTCGAATTGTGTCGAATCGGACTGAAATTCGCGACTCAGGTTTTAAACGACGGCGGAACGTTCGTTTGTAAATTATGGCAGGGCGAAGACGAGCAGACGTTGAAACGCGAATTACGGGAGTATTTCGATAAAGTGAAACCCGTCAAACCGAACGCCTCGCGCGGCGACTCGGCGGAAATGTTCTTTCTCTGTACGGGCTTTAAAActtaa
- the LOC141903656 gene encoding dolichol-phosphate mannosyltransferase subunit 3-like, producing MPTKLVQWIIVTTVFIGVWTLAVTTDLFSLTPRQSDIVIALPIYLLMTFACYSLAVVGYRVATFNDCPEAAEELRRQIAEAKTDLAKKGIKFT from the coding sequence ATGCCGACAAAACTGGTTCAGTGGATAATCGTTACGACTGTGTTTATCGGTGTATGGACGCTTGCAGTCACCACAGATTTGTTTTCCCTGACGCCCCGCCAGTCGGATATCGTCATCGCGTTGCCGATCTATCTGCTGATGACGTTCGCGTGTTACTCGCTGGCCGTCGTCGGATATCGCGTCGCCACGTTCAACGACTGCCCCGAGGCCGCTGAAGAGTTGCGTCGACAAATCGCCGAAGCGAAAACCGATTTAGCGAAAAAGGGCATAAAATTCACGTGA